Proteins encoded by one window of Arabidopsis thaliana chromosome 2, partial sequence:
- a CDS encoding P-loop containing nucleoside triphosphate hydrolases superfamily protein (P-loop containing nucleoside triphosphate hydrolases superfamily protein; FUNCTIONS IN: nucleobase, nucleoside, nucleotide kinase activity, nucleotide kinase activity, ATP binding, phosphotransferase activity, phosphate group as acceptor; INVOLVED IN: nucleobase, nucleoside, nucleotide and nucleic acid metabolic process, anaerobic respiration, nucleotide metabolic process; CONTAINS InterPro DOMAIN/s: Adenylate kinase, subfamily (InterPro:IPR006259), Adenylate kinase (InterPro:IPR000850); BEST Arabidopsis thaliana protein match is: adenosine kinase (TAIR:AT2G37250.1); Has 14804 Blast hits to 14657 proteins in 5112 species: Archae - 98; Bacteria - 9940; Metazoa - 1188; Fungi - 469; Plants - 459; Viruses - 0; Other Eukaryotes - 2650 (source: NCBI BLink).), with amino-acid sequence MAVSHRLLRPATTTIKNTFSSLFIRSLSSSSSGSSLDPKIDLEEAAAQLGKSSSTSTSPYKGRNFHWVFLGCPGVGKGTYASRLSSLLGVPHIATGDLVREELSSSGLLSSQLKELVNHGKLVPDEFIISLLSKRLQAGKDKGESGYILDGFPRTVTQAEILEGVTNIDLVINLKLREEALLAKCLGRRICSECGGNYNVACIDIKGDDDTPRMYMPPLLPPPNCESKLISRADDTEEVVKERLRIYNKMTQPVEEFYKKRGKLLEFELPGGIPESWARLLRALHLEDDKQSAIA; translated from the exons ATGGCGGTTTCTCACCGTCTCCTCAGGCCGGCGACGACGACGATAAAgaatactttttcttctctctttattaggtctctctcttcttcttcgtctggGTCCTCGCTAGACCCCAAAATCGATCTGGAGGAGGCTGCGGCTCAGCTCGGGAAGTCTTCGTCTACGTCAACGTCTCCATACAAAGGCAGAAATTTCCACTGGGTGTTTCTTGGATGTCCTGGTGTTGGTAAAGGAACCTATGCCtctcgtctctcttctctcctcgGCGTTCCTCATATTGCCACTGGTGATCTCGTTCGTGAAGAGCTCTCCTCCTCTGGCCTCCTCTCCTCTCAG CTCAAGGAGCTTGTTAACCATGGAAAACTAGTTCCTGATGAATTCATAATAAGTTTGTTATCAAAGCGTCTCCAAGCTGGCAAAGACAAGGGTGAATCTGGATACATTCTTGATGGTTTTCCACGCACCGTGACTCAAGCG GAAATACTGGAGGGAGTAACTAATATCGATCTGGTGATTAACCTGAAGCTACGAGAAGAGGCATTGCTTGCGAAATGTTTAGGAAGAAGAATTTGCAGCGAGTGTGGTGGAAACTATAACGTTGCCTGCATTGATATcaaaggtgatgatgatactcCCAGAATGTATAtgcctcctcttcttcctccgccAAACTGTGAATCGAAGCTTATAAGCCGAGCTGATGACACTGAAGAAGTTGTCAAGGAAAGACTCAGGATTTACAACAAAATG ACTCAACCAGTGGAGGAATTCTACAAGAAACGCGGGAAGCTGTTGGAATTTGAATTGCCCGGTGGAATCCCAGAGTCATGGGCAAGGCTCCTTAGGGCATTACACCTTGAAGACGATAAACAGTCTGCAATAGCCTAA